The following proteins are co-located in the uncultured Draconibacterium sp. genome:
- a CDS encoding alpha/beta hydrolase, with protein MKTSILLTFILFFGLSSRAQLVEINGIPMDTSYTPHSAWVKLKKYYPNVTPVFPKLPANVSATYDIVYATLPKTNYGKRELKLDIFQPKVDGEYPALIMIFGGGWRSGNKAAQVPMAMQIAKNGYVTIPIEYRLSPEALYPEGVYDIKAAIRFVRANAEKYQIDPDRIALTGSSAGGQLAALVGMTADVKKFDGYSAEMDQSVEVQAIIDMDGVLDFTDPNESAKDTDPNKRSAGAYWFGATYKEAPEKWVEASPLVYAGENTPPMLFINSAQPRFHAGRDSVITVLDQYHIYTEVKTIADSPHSFWQVHPWFEETVQYMIDFLDKILK; from the coding sequence ATGAAAACATCCATCCTGCTAACTTTTATTTTATTTTTTGGTTTATCGTCGCGCGCGCAGTTGGTCGAGATCAATGGAATTCCCATGGATACATCGTACACTCCGCATTCCGCCTGGGTGAAACTAAAAAAATATTATCCCAACGTTACACCCGTTTTTCCTAAATTACCGGCAAATGTAAGTGCAACTTACGACATTGTATACGCTACATTGCCAAAAACAAATTATGGCAAACGGGAGCTAAAACTCGATATATTTCAGCCAAAAGTTGATGGCGAATACCCGGCTCTGATTATGATTTTTGGTGGTGGCTGGCGAAGTGGGAACAAAGCTGCCCAGGTTCCAATGGCCATGCAAATTGCAAAAAACGGATATGTTACAATTCCCATAGAATACCGCCTTTCGCCTGAAGCATTGTATCCCGAAGGTGTTTATGATATAAAAGCTGCCATTCGTTTTGTTCGTGCAAATGCCGAAAAATATCAAATCGATCCTGACCGGATTGCACTTACCGGAAGCTCGGCCGGAGGACAACTGGCTGCATTGGTGGGCATGACAGCTGATGTGAAAAAATTTGATGGATATTCTGCCGAAATGGATCAATCGGTAGAGGTGCAGGCTATTATCGACATGGATGGAGTACTGGATTTTACCGATCCAAACGAAAGTGCCAAAGATACCGATCCGAACAAAAGATCGGCTGGCGCGTATTGGTTTGGAGCCACTTATAAAGAGGCACCCGAAAAGTGGGTGGAAGCATCGCCTTTGGTTTATGCCGGTGAGAATACGCCGCCTATGTTGTTTATAAACAGTGCTCAGCCACGGTTTCACGCCGGACGCGATTCCGTAATAACTGTACTCGACCAATACCATATTTATACTGAAGTAAAAACCATTGCTGATAGTCCGCATTCGTTTTGGCAGGTTCATCCCTGGTTTGAAGAAACAGTGCAATACATGATTGACTTTCTGGATAAAATTTTAAAATAG
- a CDS encoding 2-oxoacid:acceptor oxidoreductase subunit alpha: protein MKDTKVIELEEVTIRFSGDSGDGMQLTGTLFSDATALLGNDISTFPDYPSEIRAPQGTVGGVSGFQVQFGHKHVNTPGDNAHVLVAMNPAAIKANARFVEPGGTIIYDSDSFTEKNLKKANFATDDPFAECNLDDYFKIPVPITSLTIEGLKEFGLDNKSVLRSKNMFALGLVCWMFNRPLDFVEEFIRAKFSKKPAVVDSNVKVLHDGYNYGLTMQHMTPSYLVHPAEIENGTYRNINGNHATAWGFLAAAEKSGLELFLGSYPITPATDILTALSERKDLGVKTFQAEDEIAGIASAIGASFAGDLAITTTSGPGLALKSEAIGLAVMAELPLVIVNVQRGGPSTGLPTKTEQSDLLQALYGRNGESPVVVLAASTPSDCFNFAYMASKIALERMVPVILLTDGFLGNGSEPWKIPTMAELPSITPRVAKSAADFLAYKRDEATLARDWAFPGMPGFEHRIGGLEKNQTGTVSHDPENHQVNSEIREEKVQRVADMIPQLEVCGDEDGDVLVVSWGGTYGHMVSTVRELRLEGKNVSLAHFNYIKPLPTNTAEVFGNFKKIIVCELNMGQFAGYLRDKLPQFTYHQANKLKGLPFTVSELKEKITKLLED, encoded by the coding sequence ATGAAAGACACTAAAGTAATCGAACTGGAAGAAGTAACCATTAGGTTCTCCGGTGATTCCGGCGACGGAATGCAACTTACCGGAACACTTTTTTCGGATGCAACCGCACTGCTTGGAAATGACATTTCAACTTTTCCTGATTATCCTTCCGAAATTCGTGCACCCCAGGGAACTGTTGGAGGAGTATCCGGATTTCAGGTTCAGTTTGGACACAAGCATGTAAATACTCCGGGAGACAATGCCCACGTTTTGGTTGCCATGAATCCGGCTGCTATTAAAGCAAATGCACGATTTGTTGAACCAGGTGGTACTATAATTTACGATTCTGATTCGTTTACAGAGAAAAACCTTAAAAAGGCAAACTTTGCTACTGACGATCCTTTTGCAGAATGTAATCTGGATGATTATTTTAAAATTCCGGTTCCAATTACCAGTCTTACCATTGAAGGTTTAAAAGAATTCGGACTCGACAACAAAAGTGTGCTTCGTAGTAAAAATATGTTCGCACTGGGTTTGGTATGCTGGATGTTTAATCGTCCTCTGGATTTTGTTGAAGAATTTATTCGCGCAAAATTCAGCAAAAAACCGGCTGTTGTTGATTCGAACGTAAAAGTATTGCACGATGGTTACAACTACGGTTTAACCATGCAACATATGACTCCAAGTTATTTGGTACACCCTGCCGAAATTGAAAACGGTACTTACCGAAACATAAACGGAAACCATGCAACTGCCTGGGGATTTTTAGCTGCAGCAGAAAAATCGGGTCTGGAGTTGTTTCTAGGATCGTATCCTATTACTCCGGCTACAGATATTCTTACTGCCTTGTCGGAAAGAAAAGATTTGGGAGTAAAAACATTTCAGGCAGAAGACGAGATTGCAGGTATTGCATCGGCAATTGGAGCTTCGTTTGCTGGCGACCTTGCTATTACTACAACATCGGGTCCGGGTTTGGCATTAAAGTCGGAAGCCATTGGTTTGGCGGTTATGGCCGAACTTCCTTTGGTAATTGTAAATGTTCAGCGCGGTGGTCCATCCACAGGTTTGCCTACCAAAACCGAGCAGTCGGATTTATTGCAGGCACTCTACGGACGTAACGGCGAAAGCCCTGTTGTTGTACTTGCAGCCAGTACTCCTTCCGATTGTTTTAATTTTGCCTACATGGCTTCTAAAATAGCTTTGGAAAGAATGGTTCCGGTAATTTTGCTAACCGATGGTTTCTTAGGCAACGGTAGTGAGCCCTGGAAAATTCCAACCATGGCCGAACTTCCTTCAATTACTCCACGAGTAGCTAAGAGTGCTGCCGATTTTCTGGCTTACAAACGCGACGAAGCAACATTGGCGCGTGACTGGGCTTTCCCGGGAATGCCAGGTTTTGAGCACCGAATTGGAGGTTTAGAGAAAAACCAGACGGGAACGGTAAGTCACGATCCTGAAAACCACCAGGTAAATTCTGAAATAAGAGAAGAAAAAGTACAACGTGTTGCCGATATGATTCCACAACTTGAAGTTTGTGGTGATGAGGATGGTGATGTGCTGGTTGTGAGCTGGGGTGGAACTTACGGACACATGGTAAGTACTGTTCGTGAACTTCGTTTGGAAGGTAAAAACGTAAGCCTGGCTCATTTTAATTATATTAAACCACTTCCAACAAATACGGCAGAGGTATTCGGAAACTTTAAAAAGATTATTGTTTGCGAATTAAATATGGGACAGTTTGCAGGTTATTTACGCGATAAATTACCTCAGTTTACCTATCATCAGGCAAACAAATTAAAAGGTTTACCTTTTACTGTGAGCGAGTTGAAAGAGAAGATCACAAAATTACTGGAGGACTAA
- a CDS encoding RNA polymerase sigma-70 factor, with protein sequence MFDIQTKIELKKGNPEAFKEVFRLLYPRLKSYGKLFISNHSQVEDLIQETFITLWNKKESIKTDKTIESYVFVILRNKCLNFLKKQKLENDRVDIENLNIEELQFLYQLDFAEKEEKSLEEQLIESFKVAINELPDKMKLVFTLCKIEGKKQKEIAEELGISIKMVEKHISKAKQQIHDKLIRQYPALIVLIALLLE encoded by the coding sequence GTGTTCGACATACAAACCAAAATAGAACTAAAAAAGGGAAACCCTGAAGCTTTTAAGGAAGTATTTCGATTGTTATATCCGCGTTTAAAAAGCTATGGTAAACTTTTTATTTCGAACCACAGCCAGGTTGAAGATCTGATTCAGGAGACATTTATTACGCTATGGAACAAGAAGGAGTCGATTAAAACGGATAAAACGATTGAAAGTTATGTGTTTGTAATCTTACGTAATAAATGTCTTAATTTTCTGAAAAAACAAAAGTTAGAGAACGATCGGGTGGATATTGAGAACCTGAATATTGAAGAATTGCAGTTTTTATATCAATTAGACTTTGCCGAAAAAGAAGAGAAAAGCCTTGAAGAGCAATTGATTGAATCGTTTAAAGTTGCAATTAATGAATTGCCAGATAAAATGAAGCTAGTTTTTACGCTCTGTAAAATTGAGGGTAAAAAACAAAAAGAAATTGCCGAAGAATTGGGCATCAGTATAAAAATGGTGGAAAAGCACATTTCAAAAGCCAAACAGCAAATACACGATAAATTAATCCGGCAATATCCTGCGCTTATTGTTTTAATTGCTTTGCTATTGGAATAA
- a CDS encoding gamma carbonic anhydrase family protein yields MTLIRELNNKTPKFGKDCFLAETAAIIGDVEIGDNCSIWYSAVLRGDVNYIKIGNNTNVQDNATIHATYKKSPTNIGNNVTIAHGAVIHGCTLQDNVMIGMNAVILDNAIIESNSIVAAGSVVTKGTIVESGSVYAGVPAKKVKDISPELLHGEVNRIADAYHLYSSWYKE; encoded by the coding sequence ATGACACTAATAAGAGAACTCAACAATAAGACTCCAAAATTTGGAAAAGACTGCTTTTTGGCAGAAACAGCGGCCATAATCGGTGATGTTGAAATTGGCGATAATTGCAGCATTTGGTATAGTGCCGTTTTACGTGGCGATGTGAATTACATAAAAATTGGAAACAATACGAATGTACAGGACAATGCCACAATACATGCTACCTACAAAAAATCGCCAACAAATATCGGCAACAATGTTACCATTGCTCACGGCGCGGTAATTCATGGTTGTACTCTACAAGACAATGTTATGATTGGCATGAACGCAGTAATACTCGATAATGCAATAATTGAAAGCAACTCGATTGTTGCTGCCGGATCGGTAGTTACCAAAGGAACGATTGTAGAATCGGGAAGTGTTTACGCAGGTGTTCCGGCCAAAAAAGTAAAAGACATAAGCCCTGAACTTTTGCATGGCGAAGTAAATCGTATTGCAGATGCTTACCACTTATATTCGAGTTGGTATAAAGAGTAG
- a CDS encoding FecR domain-containing protein codes for MKLIITKYLEGCATEEEQAKLLTWLRQKENRIAFNSQKLDWKKSLDNQQFPEGSEKSWSTIQDQLLQKSYSGWQSSRKISYFFRYAAIFFFVVSLASAVYIVSNKLQSTPEYFTQVIADNGQISKVELPDGSMVWLNSGSKISYNNLFAANNRNITLIGEAYFEVTKNEDIPLIVTSNEIKVKVIGTKFNVAAYPESEIISVVLESGKVELLSTKEANFQCHLKPGERATFNKLKRNLEVNEVNTVKYTSWKDGMINIFDQTMEELVERLETRYNQKFDYAAELKDYHFTFTIKNELLEETIDLMEKIAPIKTVQKGEIIEFELDEKRMRAVDIN; via the coding sequence ATGAAATTAATTATTACAAAATATTTAGAAGGTTGCGCCACCGAAGAGGAGCAAGCAAAATTATTGACGTGGCTTCGTCAAAAAGAAAATCGTATAGCTTTTAATAGTCAAAAGTTAGATTGGAAAAAAAGTCTTGATAACCAACAATTTCCCGAAGGTAGCGAGAAAAGTTGGAGTACTATTCAAGACCAATTGCTGCAAAAAAGTTACAGTGGATGGCAGTCTTCCCGAAAAATAAGCTATTTTTTCAGGTACGCTGCCATCTTCTTTTTTGTAGTTAGCTTAGCAAGTGCAGTTTATATTGTATCAAATAAATTGCAATCAACTCCCGAGTATTTTACACAAGTAATAGCTGATAACGGCCAAATTTCGAAAGTTGAGTTACCCGATGGATCAATGGTATGGCTAAATTCGGGTTCTAAAATTTCGTATAACAACTTATTTGCAGCCAACAATAGGAACATCACGCTGATTGGGGAAGCTTATTTTGAGGTTACAAAAAACGAGGATATTCCGTTAATTGTTACGAGTAATGAAATCAAAGTAAAGGTGATAGGAACAAAATTTAATGTTGCTGCCTATCCCGAGTCTGAAATTATAAGTGTGGTACTTGAATCGGGCAAAGTGGAATTGTTAAGTACAAAGGAGGCGAATTTCCAGTGTCACTTAAAACCCGGCGAACGGGCAACTTTTAATAAACTAAAGAGAAACCTGGAAGTGAATGAGGTAAACACAGTGAAATACACATCGTGGAAAGATGGTATGATAAATATCTTTGATCAGACAATGGAAGAGTTGGTTGAGAGGCTGGAGACAAGATATAATCAGAAATTTGACTATGCTGCCGAACTAAAAGATTATCATTTTACATTTACCATTAAAAATGAATTATTGGAAGAAACCATTGATTTAATGGAGAAAATAGCACCCATTAAAACGGTACAGAAAGGTGAAATAATAGAATTTGAGTTAGATGAAAAAAGAATGAGAGCTGTCGATATAAATTAA
- a CDS encoding pectinesterase family protein, giving the protein MKTIKFIAFLNILLFSGFIAAAYETEITVAQDGSGDFTSIQSAIDASKAFPDTRVNIYIKNGTYYEKVRVPACNTKLSLIGEDPEKTILTYDDYFNKIDRGRNSTFYTYTLKVDADEFYAENLTIINSAGAVGQAVALHVQGDRCVFKNCRILGNQDTLYTAGELSRQHFKNCYIEGTTDFIFGAATVLFDDCTVNSLSNSYVTAASTPKGKKYGYVFRNCKLTAAEGVDKVMLGRPWRDYAKTVYLNCELGSHIIPEGWANWGGTTRDKTAFYAEYQSTGIGANPNARLEWCKQLSDEEAAEYTLENIFAPVCVSFE; this is encoded by the coding sequence ATGAAAACAATAAAATTCATAGCTTTTTTAAACATCCTGCTTTTTTCAGGATTTATTGCAGCAGCCTACGAAACCGAAATTACGGTGGCTCAGGATGGAAGTGGCGATTTTACAAGCATTCAGTCGGCAATTGATGCCAGCAAAGCTTTTCCGGATACGCGGGTAAACATTTACATTAAAAACGGAACGTATTACGAAAAAGTAAGAGTACCTGCCTGCAACACAAAGTTATCGTTGATTGGTGAAGATCCGGAAAAAACAATTTTAACCTACGACGATTATTTTAATAAAATCGATCGAGGACGTAACAGCACTTTTTATACTTATACTTTAAAAGTAGATGCCGATGAATTTTATGCTGAAAATCTGACCATCATTAATTCGGCAGGGGCAGTGGGGCAGGCAGTTGCTTTGCATGTTCAGGGCGACCGTTGTGTATTTAAAAATTGCCGGATTTTGGGAAATCAAGATACTCTGTACACCGCTGGAGAACTTAGCCGTCAACACTTTAAAAATTGTTACATTGAAGGAACTACCGATTTTATTTTTGGCGCAGCCACAGTTCTTTTCGACGATTGTACTGTAAATAGTCTGAGTAATTCGTATGTTACTGCAGCCAGCACTCCCAAAGGTAAAAAATACGGATATGTATTTCGCAACTGTAAATTAACAGCAGCCGAAGGTGTGGATAAAGTGATGCTGGGGCGTCCCTGGCGCGATTATGCAAAAACAGTTTATTTGAACTGCGAATTGGGCAGTCATATCATTCCTGAAGGTTGGGCAAACTGGGGAGGTACAACCCGCGATAAAACAGCTTTCTATGCCGAATACCAAAGCACAGGAATCGGGGCAAATCCTAACGCAAGGCTCGAATGGTGCAAACAGTTGAGTGACGAAGAAGCCGCCGAATATACTCTTGAAAATATATTTGCACCTGTTTGTGTGTCTTTCGAATAA
- a CDS encoding 2-oxoacid:ferredoxin oxidoreductase subunit beta, whose protein sequence is MTDLKYTIKDFKSENEVRWCAGCGDFAIINAVQRTMAGMGIPKEKFAVISGIGCSSRFPYYMNTFGFHTIHGRAAAVASGVKSANPDLSVWVISGDGDSLAIGGNHFIHLIRRNINVNLILFNNRIYGLTKGQYSPTSDRGFKSKTSPFGTVEDPFVPGQLAIGARGTFFARSIDGNLKLSQSIFEDAAKHQGTSVVEVLQNCVIFNNGIHNAITDPNHRADRQLVLEHGKPMLFGAENEKGLIFDKGRLRVAVIGENGVTADDILVHDAEEVDPTLHMALINMQLPDFPVALGVIRSVAAPVYDVEMEAQIKEVQKTRKVTCVDELLQSGNTWEVTGNNNVSGKKC, encoded by the coding sequence ATGACTGACTTAAAATATACCATTAAAGATTTTAAAAGCGAAAACGAAGTACGTTGGTGCGCCGGTTGTGGCGATTTCGCGATTATTAATGCTGTTCAGCGTACAATGGCAGGAATGGGAATTCCGAAAGAAAAGTTTGCCGTAATTTCAGGTATTGGCTGTTCGTCACGTTTCCCTTATTACATGAATACTTTCGGATTTCATACAATACACGGTCGTGCAGCTGCGGTTGCATCGGGCGTAAAGTCTGCCAATCCCGATTTAAGTGTTTGGGTAATTTCAGGTGACGGCGATTCGCTGGCAATTGGCGGAAACCATTTTATTCACCTGATAAGAAGAAATATTAATGTAAACCTGATTCTTTTTAACAACCGCATTTACGGTTTAACAAAAGGTCAGTATTCACCAACTTCCGACCGTGGTTTTAAAAGTAAAACTTCGCCTTTCGGAACTGTTGAAGATCCTTTTGTTCCGGGGCAATTAGCAATTGGAGCTCGCGGTACTTTCTTTGCCCGTTCAATTGACGGTAACTTGAAATTAAGCCAGTCGATTTTCGAAGACGCAGCAAAACACCAGGGAACCTCGGTAGTTGAAGTACTTCAGAATTGTGTGATTTTTAATAACGGAATCCACAATGCAATTACTGATCCAAACCATCGTGCCGACCGCCAGTTGGTATTGGAACACGGCAAACCAATGTTGTTTGGTGCTGAAAATGAAAAAGGTCTGATTTTCGATAAAGGCAGATTAAGAGTTGCTGTAATTGGTGAGAACGGAGTTACTGCTGATGACATTCTTGTACACGATGCAGAAGAAGTTGATCCAACTTTACATATGGCACTTATTAATATGCAATTGCCTGATTTTCCTGTCGCTTTAGGAGTTATCAGAAGTGTTGCCGCACCTGTTTACGATGTGGAAATGGAAGCACAAATAAAAGAAGTTCAAAAAACCAGAAAAGTTACCTGTGTTGACGAATTGTTACAATCAGGAAATACATGGGAAGTTACCGGAAACAATAATGTTTCGGGTAAAAAGTGTTAG